The Vibrio chagasii genome includes a region encoding these proteins:
- the prmC gene encoding peptide chain release factor N(5)-glutamine methyltransferase, whose translation MQSAYTVESALKAAIVALQEGDNTSPSIDAAVLLCHALDKPRSYLLTWPEKHLTSEQESEFQALLKRRLTGEPVAYIVGEREFWSLPLKVSPSTLIPRPDTERLVEVALDKTYGKQGAILDLGTGTGAIALALASEMPNRPVIGIDLRPEAQALATENAKRLNITNATFLHGSWFDPLSGLASDGDEVKFSLIVSNPPYIEKDDPHLSQGDVRFEPITALVAEDKGLADIRYISENARGFLENEGWLAFEHGYDQGLAVREIMQALGYLDVVTEKDYGGNDRVTLGRYCS comes from the coding sequence ATGCAATCTGCCTATACGGTTGAAAGTGCATTAAAAGCAGCAATCGTAGCGCTTCAAGAGGGTGACAATACGTCACCCTCAATTGATGCTGCGGTACTGCTTTGTCACGCTTTAGATAAACCAAGATCTTACCTGTTAACTTGGCCTGAGAAGCACCTTACCTCAGAACAAGAATCTGAATTTCAAGCCCTTTTAAAACGTCGCTTAACTGGTGAGCCTGTGGCTTACATTGTCGGTGAACGTGAGTTTTGGTCGCTGCCGTTAAAAGTTTCGCCATCTACTTTAATTCCTCGCCCGGATACTGAGCGTTTGGTTGAAGTTGCGTTGGATAAAACTTATGGCAAACAAGGTGCTATTCTGGATTTAGGGACAGGTACTGGTGCTATTGCATTGGCGCTGGCGTCTGAGATGCCAAATCGGCCAGTGATAGGCATTGATCTTCGTCCTGAAGCTCAAGCGCTTGCAACAGAGAATGCGAAACGCTTAAACATCACCAATGCTACGTTCTTGCATGGCAGTTGGTTTGATCCGCTTAGCGGTCTGGCTTCTGATGGCGATGAGGTTAAGTTCTCCCTGATTGTCTCTAACCCACCTTACATAGAGAAAGATGATCCTCATCTATCTCAGGGCGATGTGCGTTTTGAGCCGATTACTGCGCTTGTTGCTGAAGATAAAGGGCTTGCTGATATTCGCTACATTTCTGAAAACGCACGTGGCTTTTTAGAAAATGAGGGTTGGTTGGCATTTGAACACGGTTACGACCAAGGCTTGGCTGTACGTGAGATAATGCAAGCGCTAGGTTATCTCGATGTGGTTACAGAGAAAGATTACGGCGGTAATGACCGAGTGACATTAGGTCG
- the prfA gene encoding peptide chain release factor 1: MKASILVKLETLVERYEEVQHLLGDPDVIGDQNKFRALSKEYSQLEEVTKCFQAYQQAQDDLEAAEDMAQEDDEEMREMAQEEIKEAKEAIERLTDELQILLLPKDPNDERNCFLEIRAGAGGDEAGIFAGNLFRMYSKFAEKKGWRVEVMSSNDSEQGGYKEMIAKVSGEGVYGVMKFESGGHRVQRVPETESQGRVHTSACTVAVMPEIPEADLPEIKAADLKIDTFRASGAGGQHVNTTDSAIRITHLPTGTVVECQDERSQHKNKAKAMAVLAARIVQAEEERRAAEVSDTRRNLLGSGDRSDRIRTYNYPQGRVSDHRINLTLYRLNEVLEGDMQSLIDPVLQEHQADQLAALAENN, translated from the coding sequence ATGAAAGCCTCGATTCTAGTAAAGCTTGAAACACTTGTTGAACGCTACGAAGAAGTTCAACACCTGCTTGGCGATCCAGATGTGATCGGTGATCAAAACAAATTCCGTGCACTATCTAAAGAGTACTCTCAGTTAGAAGAAGTGACTAAGTGCTTCCAAGCTTACCAGCAAGCTCAAGACGATCTAGAAGCTGCCGAAGATATGGCGCAGGAAGACGACGAAGAGATGCGCGAAATGGCGCAGGAAGAAATTAAAGAAGCGAAAGAAGCGATTGAGCGTCTAACTGATGAACTTCAGATTCTTCTTCTACCTAAAGATCCAAACGATGAGCGTAACTGTTTCCTAGAGATCCGTGCCGGTGCCGGTGGTGATGAAGCGGGTATCTTCGCGGGTAACCTTTTCCGTATGTACTCTAAGTTTGCAGAGAAGAAAGGCTGGCGCGTTGAAGTAATGAGCAGCAATGACTCAGAGCAAGGCGGCTACAAAGAGATGATCGCTAAAGTAAGCGGTGAAGGTGTTTACGGAGTAATGAAGTTTGAATCAGGCGGTCACCGTGTTCAACGTGTACCAGAGACTGAATCTCAAGGCCGTGTTCATACTTCTGCATGTACTGTTGCTGTTATGCCAGAAATCCCAGAAGCGGATCTTCCAGAAATTAAGGCTGCAGACCTGAAAATCGATACCTTCCGTGCATCTGGCGCGGGTGGTCAGCACGTTAACACCACGGATTCAGCTATCCGTATTACTCACTTGCCAACAGGTACAGTAGTAGAGTGTCAGGACGAGCGTTCTCAACATAAAAACAAAGCGAAGGCGATGGCTGTTCTTGCTGCGCGTATTGTACAAGCTGAAGAAGAGCGTCGTGCTGCTGAAGTATCTGACACGCGTCGTAACCTACTAGGCTCGGGTGACCGTAGTGACCGTATCCGTACTTACAACTACCCGCAAGGTCGTGTTTCTGATCACCGTATCAACCTAACACTTTACCGTCTGAACGAAGTGTTAGAAGGTGACATGCAAAGTCTGATTGATCCGGTTCTACAAGAGCACCAAGCAGACCAACTTGCTGCGCTAGCTGAGAACAACTAA